In Rutidosis leptorrhynchoides isolate AG116_Rl617_1_P2 chromosome 2, CSIRO_AGI_Rlap_v1, whole genome shotgun sequence, one genomic interval encodes:
- the LOC139894199 gene encoding uncharacterized protein: MNVKPTVALRAILVGGIAAFAKLAGAAKAAGGVKLGAAAAAVTAAATATMSGSKQDANQSTK; encoded by the coding sequence ATGAATGTAAAACCAACAGTTGCCTTGAGGGCTATACTGGTTGGAGGTATAGCCGCATTTGCTAAGTTAGCAGGAGCTGCGAAAGCTGCAGGCGGTGTAAAGCTGGGTGCCGCTGCAGCTGCTGTTACGGCTGCTGCTACTGCCACCATGTCAggatcaaaacaagatgctaatcaGTCAACCAAGTGA